CTagcttaaaattagaaaaaagaaattgggcaatgaaaataatgaaatgagATCAACAAGTGATCCGATTTCACCAAAAAAGAATTGTGGTCAATATTGGACCGAGTCACTGTTAGAATTGGTGGGACGATCAGCATAGccttttccacaaaaaaaaaaaaaaaaaagaggaaaaaggactCCCGACTTTTTTTCGTCGTATTGGCTTATTTAGTCCATCATGCCGAGAAGATCTGCACAAACTtgggtttttttctaatttaaatttccaaaaaaatatttatgaaattatttttaaaaaaagtatttatggATTTGGACCTTGCTCGGTATTGGAATTGCCTTCAGAGCTCTTCGGAGGTGTATTCTATCCAATCCTAGAACTCCTAGCATAAAATGTCCTTACACCACTTCCACGGACCCAATTACTTTTTGTCCTTTACATTGCTCACTCACTATGTTGACGGAACATATAGAgtcaaaatattgggaattattGCCTCATGGCATAGTAGGTCTTTGACTGTTCCATCGGTGCAATTCAACGGCACCAACGCATACTCGTCATAGCGAATTTAAAGATCAAAGCAAAATGATACTTTCTCAAACAAAGATAGCGTCAGCTAGACTTATTTTTCTCCGGCAGCAAACAAAGCACAGGCAAGTTAAAGAGACTGCAACTTTTTATTTCTAGATCCCCTGGGATAGACCATCATTCCATCCTCCGTCGACCGCCAGATTGTGGCCGTTGATGAATTCCGCCTCTTCGGACGCGAGGAAAACCACGGCGTCGGCCACATGCTTCGCTTTCAGCACTCCTTTCAAGCATGAGCTGGACTCGAACATCCTCTCGCCTTCCTCCTTGCTCACGCCGAGCGCTCCACGGAGCAATGGCGTGGCGATCGTTCCAGGGGAGACACAGTTCACCCGTATACCGTAGGCTCCGAGTTGCTTGCTCGCTGACCTCGCCAGACCCAGCACGGCGTGCTTAGACATCACGTAGTCCACGTGCTTCTCGCTACCGATGCTGGCTGCGAGGCTCGCCGTGCAAATTATGCTTCCCTTCACGCCCCCCGCCACCATGGCGCCCGCCGCGTGCTTGACGCAGGCGGCCATTCCCCGAACATTGACGGCGAACAGGCTTTCGAAAGCAGGTATGTCGAACTCGAGAATGTCTTGCTCGATGTTGTTCGCTACGCCCGCATTGCTGAACAAGATGTCCAGGTGACCGCTTGACCGGAGAGTCGATTCCACCAAGGACTTCACCTGACGCTCATCCGTGACGTCGCAATGGACGTAGGTGCACCGGTGGGATCCGATGGACGCCACGAGGTCTCGGCCTTTTTCGTCCTGGATGTCGGCGATCACGACATACGCACCGTGGCTCGCCAGCCGATGGGCCGTCTCCTCGCCTATGCCGCTTGCGCCGCCGGTGACGATGGCTACTTTGCCGTCGAGCTTGTTTGAGGCGTGGCTCGTCATTTCTGCCGGCAGAGGATGGAAAGCTGATCACAAGATTGTCCTGTGAAGCTGTGCTGAGGAGGATGCAGAGTCACTTCATAAATAGAACTTGAGAGTGGACGAGTTTGTCGTAAGTCGTAACCAACCAAGTGACGTTGAAATTTAGGTGTTGACTTTCTGTTGAAACAAATTTGGGCTCGTTTTTGGATTATGGCTTGTTataaagtgtttttttttttttcaaattttctccaTGGATACCAATATTTGGAAAGAAGCTGCCAGCCTAATAGTCCGACACAACACCGTCAATTATTTATGGTCACACGATATCCTAATCAACgagtgctttatacaaaacatgCGATGATTATGTGTGAATCTACTGGTGAGATTGTACCGTTCTTGACAGTACTGCCAGGAAAACTTTTCTCTATTTGAAATGGATCTTTATTCCTTCTTTCTCTCATATATTAAtcgtgaaaattttcaattctttttcttgcAAGTGAGGCAGATAAATTCTAATATGGACTAGGATTTGGACTATACCTTTACTCAAAAGGTTAAAGCACACCGCAGTAGAAGCATGATAACTTCACCAAAGAGATCGCCAAAATGAAGCTCAAATCCGAGCCCGTCAATAGCCACCTTCACGCAAAGGCTTAAAATAGCAAGTCATGGatcaactatgatatattaactgctctacactACACAAGTTCTTtgatgtgagatttttttttaacacaactcactcacaTCATCATCCTAACATTTATAACTATGTTCGCGCCTTAGATCTTCAGATGACAAACTGGGTAAAGTATTAGTTCAAGGCCACGGGGATCTTTCGGTAGGTGTGCAAATTTCAGTCTTGTTCATTATTACCTGCACATTTTGACGAAAGATCATCAGATCCGTGTAAATTAGTTTCTTTGTAGTCGTGCCCAGAAGATTAAGTACTAACTTTTAGTAGGGACTCAGCCATGCAACCCcatgcacatgcacatgcacatgcacatgTGCACGTGCATTTGTTAGCCTCGAATCACGTACTTTCACAACTTTCTCGGTGGGTTCGTGAGAAAATTACTTACAAGAAGTCCAAAAATTACagtaattttgtcaatttaatcgtaaaccttttaattatgtcaattttatCTTAAGCTCAttaatgatttatcaatttagtcctaaatctctttatggtttatcaatttagtcttaaacatctTGGtgatatgtcaatttagtcattccgatcaattttgactgaaaatcgttgacattgataattttttaatttttttaattctttcaaaaaaatttgttattatttattgttttctttttatttccttgttTTCCTAGCCCTAGGTTGGGGAGGTCGCGGACCAACCCTCGCTTGGTCCGAGTAAGGGCGTTGTGGCCCTCGTCGATCACAGATGAGGGTGTTAACCCTTGCTTAGGTCCAAGATGCCCTCGCCCATTTGCCTACTAGGGCCACGACACCCTCGTCGGATCCAAGCGAGGGCATCAGAAGCAATTCAAAAttctaaaagaattgaaaaaaagatattATCAATGTCGGCGCCAGCCAAGTCACGTAGAACAACAAGATTTGACTAAATCGTCACGTCATTAATTTGCAGTCAAAATATTTcggtaggactaaattgataaatcctcaaaatgtttaggattaaattaacaaaattggaatattcaaaactaaattgacataattgaaaagtttatcacttttttggtaattttttcgtGGACCGAAGAAGTATACACATGTCTAGAAATCAAATGGACCATTGGACCCGAAAATGAAGTCGGATCGACCCAATAGCCCTCCCCTCCTTCCCCGTCTGCTGAAATCGGGGCTTTCTGTTTTTTGAGTCTGTCATCGACGAAAGATTCCTTGGACCGCCAAGACTTTGACTTTGTATTCAAACATGTAAAATTTGAGTCATCTCGAGACGTGTTAATGGTCATATCTAGAGCGATTTTGGCTTGTGTCGATCTATCTGACGTTGCTCTTTTGTGCCCAGAAATGGTGCAGGAGATGGctgatatgaactttcaagCTTTGGTTTCGCGATCAATGAAGAGCAatttatgtccaattttttgTAGAGTCATGACCCTTTTGCAGTTCATGTGTATGCCGCAATGCTTAGACATGATGAGACGCTGGCTGCGCAAATTATGCTTCCCTTGAGCCCCCATTAACCATGGCACGGGCCCATGCCTGACGCAAGTGGCCAATCCTCGGACATTGGCGGGGAAAAGTTGCTTGAAAGTCAGTATGTCGAATTCGAAAATGTCCTGCTTGATGGAGTTTGCAGACTCCTGCATTGCTGGACATGAATTCTAGGTGATCGTGCGATTGAACGGACGACTGTTCTAAGGGCTTCACCTGTTCTTCATCCTGAGACATCGCAATGAATGTTGGTGCAAATGGGGACTCCTCCCGCCACGGATGTCAGTGATCCGGACACATTTGTGGCTACTTTGCCACTGCCCTTTTTCAATGTATGGTCTGTCATCCTCTCCCTCAGGTTGAGATAAAGGATGGAAATGGTTTTTTGAGTTATGTCAGGGAGATGAAGATACCCTTCATACAAGAAACTAGAGAAGATTCAGATGGAGGCTGGTTTGGTCTTTTCACTGATTGagatgtttggaaaaaaaaacaaaatgagttTCTAGTGTTAGATTAGCAATGCCAGCTCAATTAGAAAGTTTTTCAAACCCCGGATGTATCTCAGTTGACTTTCACATGACCAGATCTTCTGCAGATGAGATTTTTACAAACCATCTTTCATCACCTTATTAGTGAGAGGTCACCAGCCATCTTATGTTTCTCATTTTCGGAAGAAGCTTTCCATGTTAgggtctgtttggcggtgattctgttccaaaaaaatgatactgatcaaaatcactttttttgattccgttccctggatgattttttgagaatcaaaatgcgtttggtaaatgtttaaaatttttgttcctagaatagaaacgcgtttggtagctgcacaaaatttccgttcctaatttttcatttaaatcaaataattatataatcacatttgatggcaaagagggaaaataatcaaatagtgattatggagcaaaaaagaagaaaagaaaaagtaacaaaatttccgttcccaatttgtttgtcgatttttcatgagtatgtagtcgtttatattgtttgaaaagtaattcataTTACATTTACataatttgtctaaatcatttgtttgttattatttctcgtGACTATTAGATTAATtacccaaataaaaaatgaaagaaaagctcctcattgtgcaaccgcctatagttttacactcttgtaattacacatcgtgcAAGCTTACAAGACacgcaactcaactacattgatttttgcTTCACCCGACttgacaaaatttttgtgcggctcaaaaaatggagaaaaaatggaaatttagtTGACGAcgcggagggttgggtccaatctttagtaaaaaaaaaaaaagataaaagttgaaaaaacataataggaaataaaaaataaaacttaattagaattaaaaataaaatagctaaaaattcaaaaaaaaaatgcgtattagaggtcccttaatataaaaaataaattagatttaaaaattttctaaaaactaattttttaaatataaatataaatttaacttgaatttaaaaataggcttaaaattttacaaaaaaactaattttttaagaaaaaaagggggagggggaggggaagaatctggtgacgagaatttttttttaaaattttagctattttcaatctaaattttttaattattttttaattattaaattaaaaatctaaatattttttatttcccccatttcttaaatttttaaatttttttattaaattttccttaaataaaatttttaatttaagaaaattagtttttagcaatttttaaaattaaattttaatttattttaatttattttaatttatgtaaagttgaaaatccacgtggactttttttaaaataataccattttatattaaaattttaattataagtatgaggaataagtcataagtatattgtgtaaaaaagtgatccccaaaagtgttccaaaacaccggaatcatcttttttttgcttctcaaaagtggtccaaaagtgttcccgggaccagaatcaaaatcattttttttgccattaccaaacatgcttctgatctttttttgtttctaggaacagaaacagagaatcggaatcaccgccaaacagacccTTAGTCTCTGTTGTGCGTCGTTCGGACACCGGAGTATAAAACTTCGTGCTGCTGCCACTGAGAAACTGGATAGGCTGGAAATGTCACTCTCCCTCAGCAATGGCATAGAGAAAGAAACATTGCTTTTGTTTGGTGCTGCTCAAGTGATATAATAGCAAGATCTTGGGTCAGAGGTTGTAGAATGTAGAGCATATTAACGTTGATATCTTTTCCACTGCTTCAAATAACTCTACAATCCAACTCTGCAAGTCAACCTTCAAAAATTGATGGAGGAATCATGCTACCCTCAGAAAGGTAGCAATCCTTCGGCTTGACAGGCTTTCCATATTGTTCCCATATCCTTAGGAAACAAAGAGAAATTGAACATCCAGCCTACCTTTGCAAGGAATCATACACTAGACTGCATTCAAGAACATAATTTACAGGCCCCAAAGAGAGGGGAAAATTGACAGCACAACAAAGCATCCAAGCAAGTTGCCAGAAGTGACAATCATCTAACTTGCCATTCAGCAGTAATCAGAATGTGACTCGTAGAAGTCGCTGGGGCAAGGTGACATAACCTCTTGCTCAAGCAACTGCAACACCTGGTTCATTGATGGCCGTTCATCTGGGACTGCATCGGTGCACCTGGTAGCTATATCAAGAATTGCTTCTACAGTTTCAGCATCGGCACCGGGGCATCTCTTATCCAAGACATCTTCCAGCCTGTTCTCTCTCAATAGGGTGTTCATCTGCAAATGAAACACATTACTTATCTACACGCATTAAATGCAATTAAGAACACAGTAGTAAGTAGTAATCTTTTCTCGAGTTTTTGGACAAAGAAGGTATCAAGAAAGCTCACCCATCCAACAACATTCAAGCCTTTCTTCACAAAACATGGATCAGTTGGTCTCTTTCCAGTTACAATCTCCAACAACAGAACTCCAAAGCTGTACACATCTGACTTCTCAGTAGCTATTCCACTTTGAAGATACTCTGATTGCCAAATAGTCACAACCTAACCGGTGAGAGTTTGTCAAAAGAAGTGCtaggtatatatatattgcacTAACTAGAAAGCCTTGATCGCAAAATTATCACATAACTTGTAGTTTAATATGTACTATAAGATTCTGATTTCCAACTGATAGTTACAGAGCCTAATTTCAGAAAGCAAAATGAAGCTAAGCAAGCAATAGAGCAAACAAGACATGACAATATGCAGGATTCTGCTGCTAATTAGGAACCAAAAGTCACGGGACTAAATAAGCAGGAACTTGCCACGATGCATTTTCATTGGGCATCAGTTCGTCCCATGCTATCTCAACGTGAGCATTAATTACTAGAAGATTCAGATACTTGCTCATCCCATGTCCGTAGTATGAGAACTAACTCAGCATGGTGTGCTCAGAAGATGTTGTAAGCAttccaattaaaatatttaaggaGAATTAGTTGACAACTAAAGGCAATCATCGAACTACCAGAATAATTAGGTGCACCATCATTTGTTATCAAAAAGTTATTAGTGGACAAACTACAGTTTAGGCTAACTTGGCAGAAAACCAGTGAAACATACGACAAAATATTCAGAAGACATATACATTTCATGATATAACCATAAAAATAATGCTGTTTAGACGATGCAAATTTCCAGAGTCATGCATTTCATGCCTGATATCTACGTGCAAAACACGCATGATAAAATATGTACTAAAGCACCTATCATCCGCACTATAAATAAAAGGGCCGGACTAATAAGTTCTTTTGCTTTATGAATGGAGTAACAAGGAGAGATACTAACCAGGTGCAAGATAACCAAAAGTGCCAGCAACTACAGTTGTAACGTGTGCTTCTTCATCTACCAGAAGCTTGGCAAGTCCAAAATCAGAGACGTGGGGCTCCAAGTTTTCATCTAAAAGAATGTTGCTGGACTTTATATCTCGATGCACGATCTTAGGACAGCAGTCATGGTGCAAATATGCAAGCCCTCGAGCTGAACCTAAAGCAATTTTCAGTCGAGAAGTCCATTCCAAGGGTTGTGCTTCCCCGTGTACTGGGACAGAAAAAATCAGAGGGATGGAGATGAGAcaaatgaaatgacaaaagaGATGACCCACATAAATCCTGAAGAATAGCCAAAAATGCACCCTTTGCAGCCTAATCAGTTCTGAATATGGCTTGGAGAAGAGATGATTAAGTTTTGAGGTCTAGCAAATGTCACATACCATGCAAGAGATCATCTAAGCTTCCCATGGCTAAGTAATCATAGATAAGAAGCTTTGTTGCAGGGAGCCTGCAGTATCCACGCAGGTTCACCAAATTTATGTGCTTGATGCTGCCCAGTATCTCTAACTCCCTTTCAAATACTTGATCGGATCCTTCACGACTTCTGTCAATCCTTTTAACAGCAAATGTCCCACAATCATTCATTACCATTCTGTATACAGTGCCAAATCCTCCAGATCCCACCACATCCTCTTCATCAAGAGACTCGAGCTTCTCTATTATTTCGCACGAGGGATAAGGAAGATCTCCATGGAAAGTAATAAGCTTCGTGCCTGTAGAAGAATGAGGTTTCAGTACAGCAAGAAGTTACATAGAAATGGCATACATTGAATTTCAAGAGATTGAATTTTACTTGCTTCTGGTTCGACttgttttttaacttctttaTATCTCTTTGCTGCCCTTTCCTTCTTTGTTAGCAAACAAACCCATAGGAAAGCCAAAAGCATGACAAGTGCAAGACCCATCATGGACATGGCACCAATCAAAACTCCTTTCATGTAATGTGAAGATCGCTTAGCAGGGACTGCAATTAAACCAAGTATGTTATTCATGAATACCTTGCAGCATTAACATATTCTTATCGAAATAACATCTCTCTTCCTCCTAAAGAGCTATTAATCACACTATGAGTGTTACCGGATGCCTCGTCACTCTCAGCATGTGGCAGCACTGCAGGAAATCCCATCGAGGTTCGACATGGCTTCTGCACTTGTTGGCCACAAAGATCTAAATTTCCAGTAAATCTGCAAAAGATAACGCACAGTTTGAGAACCATGTTTCAATGGACAGAGTCTAAAGCATATAAATGGCTGACCAAGGTCAACCCGGCCAGAGGACTGAGTATCATGTGGCATATATCTGCATTTGTACGTATAATTTTCAAGTCCACCATATTTAGTGGTGGTAACTATGAGAGGTGAAACCACATTGAAAATCCGCAGCTAACACATTTTTTATTGCTTGGATAGTGCAGAAAAGCATCTCCATTACCATGCATAATAgaaatctttcaacctcggtgAGCGGCAGAACACTCCTCCACTTCATAGAAATTACCCTGAATTATCTAAGTCACACAATGCTCATTGCTGCTAATTTCAAGTACATTTTTGCCCCCCtcattcatttcttttattgCATACATGAAAGACACTTGACTCATTGTTGCAGGAGACGAGATCATTTAACTTGGTAACTGCATGTGCTTGCATATCAAACACAATACTTCTTAAATGAACTATTAGCATGTCAGAGACTTTAGTCTAGTTACTTACGAACTGTGTCCAAAAGTGCTGAGAACTCCAACATCAGGGATTTCACCTGAGAAGAAGTTGGTTGACAAGTTCCTGAAAATCGATTGGTGTTAAGCACCAGTTAGAATTACCAATGAGAGAGTTGCAATATGAAACTCTAGGAAGTTCTACAGTCATAATGAATGAACGTACAAGCTATGAAGTCGCGTAAGACGGCCAAGAGATGCAGGTATGGCTCCCTTAAGTGAATTGCTTGATAAATCCCTACATCCAATTCTTATGCTCAGGAGGATATTTGGACATTAGTGTATTTAGCATGTACGTGGTTGAGGAGCAAACCAAACTTGTGATGCCTCCACAAGAAAGGCAGAATAAGAGCAAAATAGAATAACCAACAATAGACAGTAAGTTTACAGGATGTTGAGAGACGAGAGGTTCCCAATGGCCGACGGAATGCCTCCTTGAAGATAATTAGCTCGCAAgtacctaaataaaaaattgacagAGCTTAGAAGCATTAATCATAGCAGATGAAGAATGCAAGAAACCGTGAAACTTCACAACTCAGAAAAACACATTTCGCGCTTACAATGCTCTAAGTTCTTCACAGTTGGCAATCTCACTTGGAATGGTACCGTGCAGGCTATTCGAGTGAAGTGCTCTATCACAAAATAACATCTTTCAGTTGTTTGAATTACTACTGTTTCTACAGTTCTCTAGAGACAATGGGCTTTATTTAACTCACAGTCTTTGCAATCTGCTAAGCTTGCCAATGCTGGGAGATATAATCCCCCCTAATTGCTGGTAAGGAAGATTTCTGAAATGCCCAGATTCGGAAACATAAATTAGACTtagaaagagagaattcaagaaCTTGGATTCAACCGCACAGTAAATAAGACAAACTGATGCGAGTACATGGTGCGGACTCTCTCATCCGGATGACAAGATATGCCGGTCCATTTACAGGGAGATTGGTCGGTAGCTCGCCAGTTGCTGAGCAAGTTCTTGGTGTCATTCAGAGTGGCCCTCAATTCCAACA
The genomic region above belongs to Rhodamnia argentea isolate NSW1041297 chromosome 6, ASM2092103v1, whole genome shotgun sequence and contains:
- the LOC115741609 gene encoding (+)-cis,trans-nepetalactol synthase NEPS2-like, giving the protein MTSHASNKLDGKVAIVTGGASGIGEETAHRLASHGAYVVIADIQDEKGRDLVASIGSHRCTYVHCDVTDERQVKSLVESTLRSSGHLDILFSNAGVANNIEQDILEFDIPAFESLFAVNVRGMAACVKHAAGAMVAGGVKGSIICTASLAASIGSEKHVDYVMSKHAVLGLARSASKQLGAYGIRVNCVSPGTIATPLLRGALGVSKEEGERMFESSSCLKGVLKAKHVADAVVFLASEEAEFINGHNLAVDGGWNDGLSQGI
- the LOC115741561 gene encoding LRR receptor-like serine/threonine-protein kinase FEI 2 → MGFLIWLFSATFVGALVSDGSLALTQDGVTLLELRATLNDTKNLLSNWRATDQSPCKWTGISCHPDERVRTINLPYQQLGGIISPSIGKLSRLQRLALHSNSLHGTIPSEIANCEELRALYLRANYLQGGIPSAIGNLSSLNILDLSSNSLKGAIPASLGRLTRLHSLNLSTNFFSGEIPDVGVLSTFGHSSFTGNLDLCGQQVQKPCRTSMGFPAVLPHAESDEASVPAKRSSHYMKGVLIGAMSMMGLALVMLLAFLWVCLLTKKERAAKRYKEVKKQVEPEASTKLITFHGDLPYPSCEIIEKLESLDEEDVVGSGGFGTVYRMVMNDCGTFAVKRIDRSREGSDQVFERELEILGSIKHINLVNLRGYCRLPATKLLIYDYLAMGSLDDLLHVHGEAQPLEWTSRLKIALGSARGLAYLHHDCCPKIVHRDIKSSNILLDENLEPHVSDFGLAKLLVDEEAHVTTVVAGTFGYLAPEYLQSGIATEKSDVYSFGVLLLEIVTGKRPTDPCFVKKGLNVVGWMNTLLRENRLEDVLDKRCPGADAETVEAILDIATRCTDAVPDERPSMNQVLQLLEQEVMSPCPSDFYESHSDYC